Proteins encoded by one window of Pseudonocardia sp. HH130629-09:
- a CDS encoding BlaI/MecI/CopY family transcriptional regulator: MDVLRSGVGPCRVRDVRARLAPARPLAYTTVMTVLDNLHRKGCVRRELEGRAYLYTSAASREEETARALRDLLDGPGDTEAVLLHFARSVTERESAVLRAALQSPDRG; encoded by the coding sequence ATGGACGTGTTGCGGAGCGGTGTGGGCCCGTGCCGGGTGCGCGACGTCCGCGCCCGTCTGGCCCCGGCCCGCCCGCTGGCTTACACGACCGTCATGACGGTGCTCGACAACCTGCACCGCAAGGGCTGCGTGCGGCGTGAGCTGGAGGGTCGCGCCTACCTCTACACGTCGGCCGCGAGCCGCGAGGAGGAGACCGCGCGTGCCCTGCGCGACCTGCTCGACGGTCCGGGCGACACCGAGGCGGTCCTCCTGCACTTCGCGCGCTCGGTGACCGAGCGCGAGTCCGCCGTGCTGCGCGCCGCCCTCCAGAGCCCCGACCGCGGCTGA
- a CDS encoding dTDP-4-dehydrorhamnose 3,5-epimerase family protein, whose protein sequence is MDVVRTVVPGALLLDPTATGASGPDLAPFTVRRRRRPAHDAVLGLFGHPGDAMLLGVPRGSGYAVVIDARPDGGTFGRLAVALIEGPQRLLVPPGCLYGVQSVASGTVVELRSVTRLPRRERFDVDPDDPDLAVRWLRPRPSRTPGTARSWAALIARLGAPAGPRRDRVSLW, encoded by the coding sequence GTGGACGTCGTACGGACCGTGGTGCCCGGCGCACTGCTGCTCGACCCGACCGCGACAGGCGCCTCCGGACCGGACCTCGCCCCCTTCACCGTGCGACGACGGCGCCGCCCGGCCCACGACGCCGTGCTCGGCCTCTTCGGCCACCCCGGCGACGCGATGCTGCTCGGCGTCCCCCGCGGCAGCGGCTACGCCGTCGTCATCGACGCCCGGCCGGACGGCGGCACCTTCGGCCGGCTCGCCGTCGCCCTGATCGAGGGCCCGCAGCGGCTGCTCGTCCCGCCGGGCTGCCTCTACGGCGTCCAGTCCGTCGCGAGCGGGACCGTCGTCGAGCTCCGCAGTGTCACCCGGCTCCCGCGGCGGGAGCGCTTCGACGTCGACCCGGACGACCCGGACCTCGCGGTCCGCTGGCTGCGCCCCCGCCCGTCCCGGACACCGGGAACCGCACGGTCCTGGGCCGCCCTGATCGCCCGCCTCGGCGCCCCCGCAGGCCCCCGCCGGGACCGCGTCTCCCTCTGGTGA
- a CDS encoding DUF3040 domain-containing protein, translated as MLSERENRRLQEIEVQLRRTDPRLVRRFSALNTALHAPARHGGRLLAGFARDQRTVHGSGPFPTMLLGVALVVLLLGAVLVSVPVVVAGIIVAALALAVAATTGPQARPGTT; from the coding sequence GTGCTGAGCGAGCGTGAGAATCGTCGGCTGCAGGAGATCGAGGTGCAGCTGCGCCGGACCGACCCGCGACTGGTCCGCCGGTTCTCCGCGCTGAACACCGCGCTGCACGCCCCGGCCCGGCACGGCGGACGGCTGCTCGCCGGGTTCGCCCGCGACCAGCGCACCGTGCACGGCTCGGGGCCGTTCCCGACGATGCTGCTGGGGGTCGCGCTGGTCGTGCTGCTGCTGGGCGCCGTGCTGGTGAGTGTGCCGGTCGTCGTCGCGGGGATCATCGTGGCCGCCCTCGCGCTGGCCGTCGCGGCCACCACTGGTCCGCAGGCGCGGCCCGGCACCACCTGA
- the dnaB gene encoding replicative DNA helicase yields MALTDDRPGNKPRAVRDGEKAPGSGESATFDRQPPQDLTAEQSVLGGMLLSKDAIADVVEVLQPEDFYRPAHQTVYETILDLYSRGEPADAVTVSAELQRRGELVRLGGAPYLHTLIATVPTAANAAYYAEIVGEKAVLRRLVEAGTRIVQLGYHGADGGDVDDAVDRAQAAVYEVTERTTTEDYTVLEELLQPTMDEIDAIASRGGQSTGVPTGFADLDQVTNGLHPGQMVVVAARPGLGKSTLGLDFARSCSIKNGMTSAFFSLEMSKSEIVMRLLSAEARIRLADMRAGRMSDEDWTRMARRMSEISEAPLYIDDSPNLTLMEIRAKARRMKQRYDLKLIILDYLQLMTSGRKVESRQQEVSEFSRQIKLLAKELEVPVVAMSQLNRGPEQRTDKRPMLSDLRESGSIEQDADMVVLLHRPDAFEQDDPRAGEADLILAKHRNGPTTTITVAHQLHYSRFSDLAHG; encoded by the coding sequence ATGGCTCTGACGGACGATCGTCCCGGCAACAAGCCCCGTGCGGTCCGTGATGGCGAGAAGGCGCCCGGATCCGGCGAGAGCGCGACGTTCGACCGTCAGCCGCCGCAGGACCTCACGGCCGAACAGTCGGTGCTCGGCGGCATGTTGCTGAGCAAGGACGCGATCGCCGACGTCGTGGAGGTGCTGCAGCCGGAGGACTTCTACCGGCCCGCCCACCAGACCGTCTACGAGACGATCCTGGACCTCTACAGCCGCGGCGAACCCGCCGACGCGGTCACCGTCTCGGCGGAGCTGCAGCGGCGCGGCGAGCTCGTCCGCCTCGGCGGCGCGCCCTACCTGCACACCCTCATCGCCACCGTGCCCACCGCGGCGAACGCGGCCTACTACGCCGAGATCGTCGGCGAGAAGGCGGTCCTGCGACGGCTGGTCGAGGCCGGCACCCGGATCGTGCAGCTCGGCTACCACGGCGCCGACGGCGGCGACGTCGACGACGCGGTGGACCGCGCCCAGGCCGCGGTCTACGAGGTCACCGAGCGCACCACCACCGAGGACTACACGGTCCTGGAGGAGCTCCTCCAGCCCACCATGGACGAGATCGACGCGATCGCCTCCCGGGGCGGCCAGTCCACGGGTGTGCCGACCGGCTTCGCCGACCTCGACCAGGTCACCAACGGTCTGCACCCGGGCCAGATGGTCGTCGTCGCGGCCCGGCCGGGTCTGGGCAAGTCGACCCTGGGTCTGGACTTCGCCCGCTCCTGCTCCATCAAGAACGGCATGACCAGCGCCTTCTTCTCGCTGGAGATGAGCAAGTCCGAGATCGTCATGCGTCTGCTGTCGGCGGAGGCCCGGATCCGGCTGGCCGACATGCGCGCCGGCCGGATGTCGGACGAGGACTGGACGCGGATGGCGCGGCGGATGTCGGAGATCTCCGAGGCGCCGCTCTACATCGACGACTCGCCGAACCTGACGCTCATGGAGATCCGGGCCAAGGCGCGGCGGATGAAGCAGCGCTACGACCTGAAGCTGATCATCCTGGACTACCTGCAGCTGATGACCTCGGGCCGCAAGGTCGAGTCACGTCAGCAGGAGGTCTCGGAGTTCTCCCGGCAGATCAAGCTGCTGGCCAAGGAGCTCGAGGTCCCGGTGGTGGCGATGAGCCAGCTGAACCGTGGTCCCGAGCAGCGCACCGACAAGCGGCCGATGCTGTCGGACCTGCGTGAGTCCGGCTCGATCGAGCAGGACGCGGACATGGTGGTGCTGCTGCACCGTCCCGACGCGTTCGAGCAGGACGACCCGCGTGCCGGTGAGGCCGACCTGATCCTGGCCAAGCACCGTAACGGCCCGACCACGACGATCACCGTCGCCCACCAGCTGCACTACAGCCGGTTCTCCGACCTAGCCCACGGCTGA
- the rplI gene encoding 50S ribosomal protein L9, with protein MKLILNADVPNLGAPGDIVEVKDGYGRNYLLPRKLAVVATRGAEKQVEQIRRAQKSREIRDLGHAQQVDSQLRNINVTVSAKAGDTGRLFGSITPAQVVDAVKAAGGPLLDKRSIDVPGHLKTLGKHQVQVRLHPEVTTELPIAVVAS; from the coding sequence ATGAAGCTCATCCTCAACGCCGACGTCCCGAACCTGGGTGCCCCGGGTGACATCGTCGAGGTCAAGGACGGCTACGGCCGCAACTACCTGCTGCCGCGCAAGCTCGCGGTCGTCGCCACCCGTGGCGCCGAGAAGCAGGTCGAGCAGATCCGCCGGGCCCAGAAGTCCCGCGAGATCCGCGATCTGGGCCACGCCCAGCAGGTCGACTCGCAGCTGCGCAACATCAACGTGACCGTCTCGGCCAAGGCCGGCGACACGGGCCGCCTGTTCGGCTCGATCACCCCGGCCCAGGTCGTCGACGCCGTCAAGGCGGCCGGCGGTCCGCTGCTGGACAAGCGCAGCATCGACGTCCCGGGTCACCTCAAGACCCTGGGCAAGCACCAGGTGCAGGTCCGCCTGCACCCGGAGGTCACCACCGAGCTGCCGATCGCGGTCGTCGCGAGCTGA
- the rpsR gene encoding 30S ribosomal protein S18, protein MAKAIVRKPKKKVCAFCKDKAQLIDYKDTGLLRKFISDRGKIRARRVSGNCRQHQRDVAVAVKNSREVALLPYTSTAR, encoded by the coding sequence ATGGCCAAGGCCATCGTGCGCAAGCCGAAGAAGAAGGTCTGCGCTTTCTGCAAGGACAAGGCCCAGCTGATCGACTACAAGGACACCGGTCTGCTGCGGAAGTTCATCTCCGACCGCGGGAAGATCCGTGCCCGTCGGGTCTCCGGCAACTGCCGGCAGCACCAGCGGGACGTCGCCGTCGCGGTCAAGAACTCCCGCGAGGTGGCCCTGCTGCCGTACACCTCGACCGCTCGCTGA
- a CDS encoding single-stranded DNA-binding protein, which yields MAGETVITVVGNLTADPELRFTPSGAAVANFTVASTPRTFDRQSGEWKDGEALFLRCNIWRQAAENVAESLTRGARVVVQGRLRQRSFETKEGEKRTVVEMEVDEVGPSLRYATAKVNKVNRGGGSGGFGGGGGGYDGGGARQGGGSGGGGNSGGGYDDPWGSAPPAGSGAASDDEPPF from the coding sequence ATGGCCGGCGAGACCGTCATCACCGTCGTGGGCAACCTGACGGCGGATCCCGAGCTGCGGTTCACCCCGTCCGGCGCCGCGGTCGCCAACTTCACCGTGGCGTCCACCCCGCGCACCTTCGACCGCCAGTCCGGCGAGTGGAAGGACGGCGAGGCGCTCTTCCTGCGGTGCAACATCTGGCGCCAGGCGGCGGAGAACGTCGCCGAGTCCCTGACCCGCGGCGCGCGCGTCGTGGTCCAGGGTCGTCTGCGCCAGCGGTCGTTCGAGACCAAGGAAGGCGAGAAGCGGACCGTCGTGGAGATGGAGGTCGACGAGGTCGGCCCGTCCCTGCGCTACGCGACCGCCAAGGTCAACAAGGTCAACCGGGGCGGAGGCTCTGGTGGCTTCGGTGGCGGCGGCGGTGGCTACGACGGCGGTGGCGCCCGACAGGGTGGCGGTTCCGGCGGCGGAGGCAACTCCGGCGGCGGCTATGACGACCCCTGGGGTTCGGCCCCGCCCGCGGGCAGTGGCGCCGCGTCCGACGACGAGCCCCCCTTCTGA
- the rpsF gene encoding 30S ribosomal protein S6: protein MRHYEVMVILDGGLDERTVQPSLEQFLTVVKNDGGSVEKIEVWGKRRLAYEIKKQGEAIYAVLDITAEPATVAELDRQLGLNESVLRTKVLRKDVTRTPAPAAG, encoded by the coding sequence ATGCGTCATTACGAGGTCATGGTCATCCTCGACGGCGGCCTGGACGAGCGCACTGTGCAGCCGTCCCTGGAGCAGTTCCTCACCGTCGTGAAGAACGACGGCGGATCGGTCGAGAAGATCGAGGTCTGGGGCAAGCGCCGCCTGGCCTACGAGATCAAGAAGCAGGGCGAGGCCATCTACGCGGTCCTCGACATCACCGCGGAGCCCGCCACCGTCGCCGAGCTGGACCGCCAGCTGGGTCTGAACGAGTCCGTGCTGCGCACCAAGGTCCTGCGCAAGGACGTCACCCGCACGCCGGCGCCCGCCGCCGGCTGA
- a CDS encoding deoxyribonuclease IV — protein sequence MQIGAHVRDAEDPLAAAAEVGAEVIQLFLSDPQGWKKPPPHPRAAELAASDVAVVVHAPYTANVASTNNRIRIPSRTIVQHHLAGAAEVGAFGLVVHGGHVTKDDDPAVGVDNWRKFVERQAGEHGFDVPVLIENTAGGDNAMARRFDALGRLWDAVGEFGVGFCLDTCHAFAGGEELAGIVDRVRGITGRIDLIHLNNSRDAFDSARDRHANIDDGTIPPDELAAVVAAAGAPVVVETPTEGQARDIAFLREHT from the coding sequence ATGCAGATCGGAGCACACGTCCGCGACGCCGAGGACCCCCTGGCCGCGGCCGCCGAGGTCGGGGCCGAGGTGATCCAGCTCTTCCTGTCCGACCCGCAGGGCTGGAAGAAGCCGCCGCCGCACCCGCGGGCCGCGGAGCTGGCCGCCTCGGACGTCGCGGTGGTGGTGCACGCGCCCTACACCGCGAACGTCGCGTCCACGAACAACCGGATCCGCATCCCCAGCCGCACGATCGTCCAGCACCACCTGGCCGGGGCCGCCGAGGTCGGCGCGTTCGGGCTGGTCGTGCACGGCGGCCACGTCACGAAGGACGACGACCCGGCGGTCGGCGTCGACAACTGGCGCAAGTTCGTCGAGCGCCAGGCCGGTGAGCACGGCTTCGACGTGCCCGTCCTGATCGAGAACACCGCAGGCGGGGACAACGCGATGGCCCGCCGGTTCGACGCGCTGGGCCGGCTGTGGGACGCCGTGGGCGAGTTCGGCGTCGGGTTCTGCCTGGACACCTGCCACGCCTTCGCCGGCGGCGAGGAGCTGGCCGGGATCGTCGACCGGGTCCGGGGGATCACCGGGCGGATCGACCTGATCCACCTGAACAACTCGCGCGACGCGTTCGACTCGGCCCGCGACCGGCACGCCAACATCGACGACGGCACGATCCCGCCGGACGAGCTGGCCGCCGTCGTCGCGGCGGCGGGGGCGCCGGTCGTGGTGGAGACCCCGACCGAGGGGCAGGCCCGCGATATCGCGTTCCTGCGGGAGCACACCTGA
- a CDS encoding NUDIX hydrolase, with protein MADDVVVPEPVQQRLRERVEAALTTLPPAERRAASEADRVGKRAAAVTLTLLPVPGATGEGRLADEVAFVLTRRARSLRAHSGQWALPGGRLDPGETAEEAGRREVSEEIGLELGPDRVLGLLDDYPTRSGYVITPIVLWAGGAGEPTPNPDEVAELYRPPLAEIDHEPRFLTIPESDAPVIQVPLFDRFVHAPTGAVLHQFREVVLHGRPTRVAHLEQPVFAWR; from the coding sequence ATGGCCGACGACGTGGTGGTCCCGGAACCGGTGCAGCAGCGGCTGCGGGAGCGTGTCGAGGCGGCGCTGACGACGCTCCCGCCGGCCGAGCGCCGGGCCGCGTCGGAGGCGGACCGGGTGGGGAAGCGGGCCGCCGCCGTCACCCTGACGCTGCTGCCGGTCCCCGGTGCCACCGGCGAAGGCCGCCTCGCCGACGAGGTCGCGTTCGTCCTGACCCGGCGCGCCCGGTCGCTGCGGGCGCACTCCGGGCAGTGGGCCCTACCGGGCGGGCGGCTCGACCCGGGTGAGACCGCCGAGGAGGCGGGGCGCCGCGAGGTGTCCGAGGAGATCGGGCTCGAGCTCGGTCCGGACCGCGTGCTCGGCCTGCTCGACGACTACCCGACCCGATCCGGCTACGTCATCACCCCGATCGTGCTGTGGGCCGGCGGCGCGGGCGAGCCGACGCCGAACCCGGACGAGGTGGCCGAGCTGTACCGCCCGCCGCTGGCCGAGATCGACCACGAGCCGCGGTTCCTGACGATCCCCGAGTCCGACGCCCCGGTGATCCAGGTGCCGCTTTTCGACCGCTTCGTCCACGCCCCCACCGGCGCGGTGCTCCACCAGTTCCGCGAGGTCGTCCTGCACGGGCGCCCCACCCGGGTCGCGCACCTGGAGCAGCCGGTCTTCGCCTGGCGCTGA
- a CDS encoding glycosyltransferase family 87 protein: MARAASRVVGGPMGRHALVGRARWWTPLRVVLLFAVVVLALGWLGKAACLQEYRTPDGALALDWRNDRQYVAMCYSDTVPLYGLEGLADDAVPYRDAWFETAADGSRTARYMEYPVVTGMFQYLNAQLTDGWQWLAERLPLPTALDVVVYFDVTAIWLAMAWLVVVWAVLMLRPERPWDAALVALSPLVVVHAFTNFDTLTVALATGALLALRRDRPVWAGVLLGIGGAAKLYPLLLLLPVLLVGWRRRDDGGLPRAAWTIGAAVLAWVAVNLPVALAWPRGWVEFFLLNRTRPADPDSIWYSLYWFTGWSGFDGPLGDGQSPTVLNTVTAVLMVLAFAAIAWLALRAPRPPAVAELAFLTVSAFLLVNKVWSPQYSLWLVPLAVLALPRWRLLLAWMTVDALVWVPRMFQYLGVANKGLPPEPFLVTLLVRDAVVVALCVLVVRQILRPGTDPGRDPEPVWPVGPRSSRAAAPPVPAVPTAPTVPAAASAGVLPARSGRRRSGDGGGPGATGPDGATRSTGSGRATRAAAPEPWPSRAARTRRDPAD; encoded by the coding sequence TTGGCGCGCGCCGCCAGTCGGGTCGTCGGCGGCCCGATGGGCCGGCACGCACTCGTCGGACGGGCCCGGTGGTGGACGCCGCTGCGGGTGGTGCTGCTGTTCGCCGTCGTCGTGCTGGCGCTGGGCTGGCTGGGCAAGGCGGCCTGCCTGCAGGAGTACCGCACCCCGGACGGTGCGCTCGCGCTGGACTGGCGCAACGACCGCCAGTACGTCGCGATGTGCTACTCCGACACCGTCCCGCTCTACGGGCTGGAGGGTCTCGCCGACGACGCCGTGCCCTACCGCGACGCCTGGTTCGAGACCGCCGCCGACGGCTCCCGCACCGCCCGGTACATGGAGTACCCGGTCGTCACCGGGATGTTCCAGTACCTCAACGCGCAGCTGACCGACGGCTGGCAGTGGCTGGCCGAGCGGCTGCCGCTGCCGACCGCGCTCGACGTCGTCGTCTACTTCGACGTCACCGCGATCTGGCTGGCCATGGCCTGGCTGGTGGTGGTGTGGGCGGTGCTGATGCTCCGCCCGGAACGTCCGTGGGACGCCGCGCTGGTCGCGCTGTCCCCGCTGGTGGTGGTGCACGCGTTCACCAACTTCGACACGCTCACCGTCGCGCTCGCGACCGGCGCGCTGCTCGCGCTGCGCCGCGACCGGCCGGTCTGGGCCGGGGTGCTGCTCGGGATCGGCGGCGCGGCGAAGCTCTACCCGCTGCTGCTCCTGCTGCCGGTGCTGCTCGTCGGCTGGCGACGCCGCGACGACGGCGGCCTCCCGCGTGCCGCCTGGACGATCGGCGCCGCCGTCCTCGCCTGGGTGGCGGTGAACCTCCCGGTCGCGCTGGCCTGGCCGCGCGGCTGGGTCGAGTTCTTCCTCCTCAACCGCACGCGCCCGGCCGACCCGGACTCGATCTGGTACTCGCTGTACTGGTTCACCGGCTGGTCCGGTTTCGACGGCCCGCTCGGCGACGGGCAGTCCCCCACCGTGCTCAACACCGTCACCGCGGTCCTCATGGTGCTGGCGTTCGCCGCGATCGCCTGGCTCGCGCTGCGCGCGCCGCGCCCGCCCGCGGTCGCCGAGCTGGCGTTCCTGACGGTCTCGGCATTCCTGCTGGTCAACAAGGTGTGGAGCCCGCAGTACTCGCTGTGGCTGGTTCCGCTCGCGGTGCTCGCCCTGCCACGCTGGCGGCTGCTGCTGGCGTGGATGACCGTCGACGCGCTGGTCTGGGTACCGCGGATGTTCCAGTACCTGGGTGTCGCGAACAAGGGGCTGCCGCCGGAGCCGTTCCTGGTGACGCTGCTGGTCCGCGACGCCGTGGTCGTCGCCCTGTGCGTGCTCGTCGTCCGGCAGATCCTGCGGCCCGGCACCGACCCGGGCCGGGACCCGGAGCCGGTGTGGCCGGTCGGCCCGCGTTCCTCCCGGGCTGCCGCGCCCCCAGTTCCTGCCGTGCCCACAGCGCCCACAGTGCCCGCCGCCGCGTCCGCCGGTGTCCTACCCGCACGGAGCGGGCGGCGCCGGAGCGGGGACGGCGGTGGACCCGGCGCCACCGGTCCGGACGGCGCGACCCGGTCCACCGGCTCCGGCCGGGCCACCCGCGCGGCCGCACCCGAGCCGTGGCCGTCCCGGGCGGCCCGCACCCGGCGCGACCCTGCGGACTGA
- a CDS encoding transglycosylase domain-containing protein, giving the protein MPPPPPGRPPVGGGPAPAGPPPRPVPQPPPPLLTHDDSGVGHFDPVVRPAQAGPRTAAPQRTGRPPAGAAAAAAAPATATRRGAGGGRPPGPPGRSDGRGPGDGGDGKKKPGRRRRLRRWLIGLAAVAVIGPLVAFAIGWLVFPVPAADDIAVTQVATFTYADGAPLATVRPDNVNRTSVDLSQVPVPVQQAVLSAEDRTFFSNPGFDITGIARAVINQLSGGIGGGSTITQQYIKVTTGNDQYSLFRKFREVVLAAKMSKEMTKEQILGNYLNAIYLGRGAYGIQAASQAYFGKNVQDLNASEGAMIAGLIQSPSRWDPAKNLEMSQQRWNFVLDGMVAQGWMSPADRAQQRFPQWREASAAEGGGIPGDDKGHIYNAARAELEKLGISETEINTQGMTVTTTIDPKAQEDAAKAVQKVMEGQPDNLRSSLVSVNPKTGAVIAYFGGENGVGLDYASVLKQPGSSFKPFVLAAALQANPPVGLGTIYDGSSPQELAGTTVTNSEGVSCGQCSVKEAMTKSINTVFYRMGLDVGPQRVADAAHQAGIPADLLPNPTGGISLGDREVHPEDMAAAYATFAADGMRRDPFLVAKVTASDGRVIYDRGSTDNGQQVMPAEVARNVTESMTDVASSSRIGLDGRPVAAKTGTVQSGVEGQNNDAWTVGYTPSVSTAVWVGTDDNSPIKNSAGRPVYGRMLPGSIWQSFMTDALRGTPVEQFSDFEPIGQAPARAVSNDSGQGDEQQTTTQEPGDGRDNGDNGDRGDRADRGDSSGDGSGDASGDGNDGDGDGDGDDGGGDGDGQPGSDAGRDRPGRGGDN; this is encoded by the coding sequence ATGCCCCCGCCGCCCCCCGGCCGTCCGCCGGTGGGCGGCGGTCCCGCGCCCGCGGGACCGCCGCCGCGCCCGGTCCCCCAGCCCCCTCCGCCGCTGCTGACCCACGACGACTCGGGGGTCGGCCACTTCGACCCGGTCGTCCGGCCGGCCCAGGCCGGCCCGCGCACGGCCGCCCCGCAGCGCACCGGCCGTCCGCCGGCCGGTGCGGCGGCGGCCGCGGCGGCACCGGCCACGGCCACCCGTCGTGGGGCCGGGGGCGGCCGGCCGCCCGGCCCGCCCGGTCGTTCCGACGGTCGCGGTCCCGGCGACGGCGGCGACGGGAAGAAGAAGCCCGGCCGTCGTCGCCGGCTCCGGCGCTGGCTGATCGGGCTCGCCGCGGTCGCGGTGATCGGCCCGCTGGTCGCCTTCGCGATCGGCTGGCTGGTCTTCCCGGTTCCCGCCGCCGACGACATCGCCGTCACCCAGGTCGCGACCTTCACCTACGCCGACGGCGCCCCGCTGGCCACCGTGCGGCCGGACAACGTCAACCGGACCAGCGTCGACCTGTCCCAGGTGCCGGTGCCGGTCCAGCAGGCCGTGCTGTCCGCCGAGGACCGCACGTTCTTCTCCAACCCCGGCTTCGACATCACCGGCATCGCGCGGGCGGTGATCAACCAGCTCTCCGGCGGGATCGGCGGCGGCTCGACGATCACCCAGCAGTACATCAAGGTGACCACCGGCAACGACCAGTACTCGCTGTTCCGCAAGTTCCGCGAGGTCGTGCTGGCCGCGAAGATGTCCAAGGAGATGACCAAGGAGCAGATCCTCGGCAACTACCTGAACGCGATCTACCTGGGTCGCGGCGCCTACGGCATCCAGGCCGCCAGCCAGGCGTACTTCGGGAAGAACGTCCAGGACCTGAACGCCTCCGAGGGCGCGATGATCGCCGGGCTGATCCAGTCGCCGTCGCGCTGGGACCCGGCGAAGAACCTCGAGATGTCCCAGCAGCGGTGGAACTTCGTGCTCGACGGCATGGTCGCCCAGGGCTGGATGAGCCCGGCCGACCGGGCGCAGCAGAGGTTCCCGCAGTGGCGGGAGGCCTCCGCGGCCGAGGGCGGGGGCATCCCCGGTGACGACAAGGGCCACATCTACAACGCGGCCCGCGCCGAGCTGGAGAAGCTCGGGATCTCCGAGACCGAGATCAACACCCAGGGCATGACGGTCACCACGACGATCGACCCGAAGGCCCAGGAGGACGCGGCGAAGGCCGTCCAGAAGGTGATGGAGGGCCAGCCCGACAACCTGCGGTCCTCGCTGGTGTCGGTGAACCCGAAGACCGGCGCGGTCATCGCCTACTTCGGCGGGGAGAACGGCGTCGGTCTCGACTACGCCTCGGTGCTCAAGCAGCCCGGCTCGTCGTTCAAGCCGTTCGTGCTCGCGGCGGCGCTGCAGGCGAACCCGCCGGTCGGCCTCGGCACGATCTACGACGGCTCCTCCCCCCAGGAGCTCGCCGGCACGACGGTCACCAACTCCGAGGGCGTGAGCTGCGGCCAGTGCTCGGTGAAGGAGGCCATGACCAAGTCGATCAACACGGTCTTCTACCGGATGGGCCTCGACGTCGGCCCGCAGCGCGTCGCCGACGCCGCGCACCAGGCGGGCATCCCCGCCGACCTGCTGCCGAACCCCACCGGCGGCATCTCGCTGGGTGACCGCGAGGTCCACCCCGAGGACATGGCCGCGGCCTACGCCACGTTCGCGGCCGACGGCATGCGGCGCGACCCGTTCCTGGTCGCGAAGGTCACCGCCAGCGACGGCCGGGTCATCTACGACCGCGGCAGCACCGACAACGGTCAGCAGGTCATGCCGGCCGAGGTCGCCCGCAACGTCACCGAGTCCATGACCGACGTCGCGAGCTCGTCGCGGATCGGGCTGGACGGGCGTCCGGTCGCCGCGAAGACCGGCACCGTGCAGAGCGGCGTCGAGGGTCAGAACAACGACGCCTGGACCGTCGGCTACACCCCGTCGGTGTCCACCGCTGTGTGGGTCGGCACCGACGACAACTCCCCGATCAAGAACTCCGCGGGACGTCCGGTCTACGGGCGGATGCTGCCCGGCTCGATCTGGCAGTCGTTCATGACGGACGCGCTGCGGGGTACCCCGGTGGAGCAGTTCTCCGACTTCGAGCCGATCGGCCAGGCCCCGGCGCGGGCCGTCTCGAACGACTCGGGGCAGGGTGACGAGCAGCAGACCACCACCCAGGAGCCCGGCGACGGCCGCGACAACGGCGACAACGGCGACCGGGGTGACCGCGCGGACCGGGGTGACTCCTCGGGTGACGGCTCGGGCGACGCGTCCGGCGACGGCAACGACGGCGACGGCGACGGCGACGGCGACGACGGCGGTGGTGACGGCGACGGTCAGCCGGGCTCCGACGCGGGCCGGGACCGTCCGGGCCGCGGGGGCGACAACTGA
- a CDS encoding DUF5318 family protein: MLSPRQVVDYALQRRALLADVRAGRVGREEVCDAGAYLLRAARFHGAPADRACPVCRHDELAQVSWVFGESLRHVSGSARSAADLEQLAAQVADFSVHVVEVCTECRWNHLVRSFVLGTGRPRRGRRSAGG; this comes from the coding sequence GTGCTCAGCCCGCGACAGGTGGTGGACTACGCCCTGCAGCGCCGTGCTCTGCTGGCCGACGTCCGGGCCGGTCGGGTCGGCCGTGAGGAGGTGTGTGATGCGGGTGCCTACCTGCTCCGCGCCGCGCGCTTCCACGGCGCCCCCGCCGACCGGGCCTGTCCGGTCTGCCGGCACGACGAGCTCGCCCAGGTCTCCTGGGTGTTCGGCGAGAGTCTGCGTCACGTCTCCGGCTCGGCCCGCTCCGCGGCGGACCTCGAGCAGCTCGCCGCGCAGGTCGCCGACTTCTCGGTGCACGTCGTCGAGGTGTGCACCGAGTGCCGCTGGAACCACCTGGTCCGCTCGTTCGTCCTCGGCACCGGCCGCCCCCGCCGTGGCCGGCGGAGTGCGGGTGGCTGA